From a single Parambassis ranga chromosome 2, fParRan2.1, whole genome shotgun sequence genomic region:
- the agr2 gene encoding anterior gradient protein 2 homolog: MIKVVLSVLLVLVAMSTTFAKSYIPKTGKRIPQTMSRGWGDQLIWAQTYEEALYWSRSKNKPLMVIFHLEDCPHSLAMKKIFSEDLDIQRTLDEDFVVINLVYETTDKHLSPDGQYVPRILFVDPSMTVRADITGRYSNRLYAYEPSDIKLLVTNMQKAKKLLKSEL, encoded by the exons ATGATCAAGGTAGTGTTGTCTGTGCTCCTAGTCCTGGTGGCTATGTCCACCACCTTTGCAAAATCCTACATCCCAAAGACCGGCAAGAGGATCCCCCAGACTATGTCCAGAG GGTGGGGTGATCAGCTGATCTGGGCTCAGACTTACGAGGAGGCTCTCTACTGGTCCAGGTCAAA GAACAAGCCTCTGATGGTGATCTTTCACCTGGAGGACTGCCCACACAGCCTGG CAATGAAGAAGATCTTCTCCGAGGACCTGGACATCCAGAGAACCCTCGATGAGGACTTTGTCGTCATCAATCTGGTG TATGAAACCACAGACAAACATCTCTCTCCTGATGGACAGTATGTTCCCAGAATCCTATTTGTTG ACCCTAGCATGACCGTGAGGGCCGACATCACTGGCCGCTACTCCAACCGCCTGTATGCCTATGAGCCAAGTGACATCAAACTCT tGGTCACCAACATGCAGAAGGCTAAGAAGCTCCTGAAGTCTGAGCTGTGA
- the ppp1r10 gene encoding serine/threonine-protein phosphatase 1 regulatory subunit 10, whose product MAGGPVDPREILKGVEGLLGKDGELRSLEGVPKVFSLMKASTKMVSRCMYLNILLQTKSHDVLNRFIRVGGYRLLNSWLTYSKTTNNTPLLQLILLTLQKLPLKVDHLKQNNTAKLVKQLSKSAETEELRKLAAVLVDGWMATIRSQSVSSSGSPADKKKKKEESKMVVRDVKEKSGEEEKKKEKPKAHAPSHTKMRSIGLDMEPTHPAPAKKSPVAPPLGDKYNIKPPVLKRPSSGPLDAPPLEKKYKPLNMPSNSAKEIKVKLIPAQPIECTGFLDALNSAPVPGIKIKKKKPGASTAANTKAVSPTTNKVSPFDGKPSAYSSSGKPSSPETAASSNATDENQEPEQPGTPVPSEDPEASDNGEKPNALAEPRGEEENLTKKGKKKKTVHWAEDDHLKHYFYFDLDETERVNVNKIKDFGEAAKRELMMDRQTFEMARRLSHDTMEERVPWTPPRPLTLTGSLVIPGANSTEKLTQRDREMGILQEIFLSKESVPDSPHEPDPEPYEPMPPRLIPLDEDSSMMDDGYAEPMDTTSQQGSAMGQNESSKLPPVLANLMVNLSNSSRSPQATNTVNNPVAPSVNVQELLSSIMGASGNQSTEDLIKQPDFSDKIKQLLGSLQQSQNQNQNGPPPVNPGLLGHGPGMNNMNSMNNMHMQMPMNGYPPNASPGGPRFNHPPPPHNHGPPFNAGGGPRMMGPPMGQGRGDGNYWGDDSMRGGPHRGGHFHRGGRGRGGGGGDPGFRGRGRGGPRGGHNNMNDMSKRPVCRHFMMKGSCRYESNCAFYHPGVNGPPLPPNYQANNQHNQHGH is encoded by the exons ATGGCGGGGGGACCTGTGGACCCCAGAGAGATATTAAAAGGTGTGGAGGGTCTCCTGGGAAAGGATGGAGAGCTTCGCAGTCTGGAGGGAGTCCCAAAAGTTTTTAG CCTGATGAAAGCTTCTACAAAGATGGTCAGTAGATGTATGTACCTGaacatcctgctgcagacgAAATCCCATGATGTTCTTAACAGGTTTATCAGAGTTGGTGGCTACAGACTGCTTAATTCTTGGCTCACCTACTCCAAAACTACCAACAACACCCCCCTGCTTCAGCTCATCCTGCTCACACTGCAGAAGTTGCCTCTCAAAGTAGACCACCTCAAGCAG AACAATACTGCCAAGTTGGTGAAGCAGCTGAGCAAAAGTGCAGAGACTGAGG AGCTGAGAAAGTTGGCAGCTGTGCTCGTAGATGGCTGGATGGCTACAATCCGCTCCCAAAGCGTCTCAAGCAGTGGCTCTCCTGCTG ataagaaaaagaagaaggaggagagcaAAATGGTAGTGCGGGATGTAAAGGAAAAGAgtggagaagaggagaagaagaaggagaaacctAAGGCTCATGCACCCAGCCACACAAAGATGCGCTCCATAG GATTGGACATGGAACCTACCCACCCAGCCCCAGCTAAAAAATCACCGGTTGCCCCCCCTCTAGGTGACAAGTACAACATCAAACCTCCAGTTCTCAAGAGGCCAAG CTCTGGTCCATTAGATGCTCCACCTCTAGAGAAAAAGTACAAACCTTTAAATATGCCCTCTAACTCTGCCAAAGAGATCAAAGTGAAGCTCATTCCAGcacagc CAATTGAGTGCACAGGGTTCCTAGATGCTCTGAATTCTGCTCCAGTGCCTGGGATCAAGatcaagaagaagaaacccGGAGCTAGTACAGCTGCTAATACAAAGGCTGTCTCCCCCACAACCAATAAG GTGAGTCCATTTGATGGCAAACCTTCTGCCTATTCCTCTTCTGGTAAGCCATCATCTCCAGAAACTGCTGCTTCCAGCAATGCTACTGATGAAAACcaggagccagagcagcctgGGACTCCTGTTCCCTCTGAGGACCCAGAGGCCTCAGACAACG GTGAGAAGCCTAATGCTCTGGCAGAACCACGTGGGGAAGAAGAAAACTTAACCAAAAagggcaaaaagaagaagactgtTCACTGGGCTGAAGATGATCACCTCAAACATTACTTCTACTTTGATCTGGATGAAACGGAGAGAG TCAACGTAAACAAGATCAAAGACTTTGGCGAGGCTGCCAAACGTGAGCTGATGATGGACAGGCAGACGTTTGAGATGGCTCGTCGACTTTCCCATGACACAATGGAGGAAAGGGTCCCTTGGACACCCCCAAGACCCCTGACACTGACTGGCAGTCTTGTCATTCCTGGGGCCAACAGCACAGAGAAGCTCACCCAAAGAGACCGCGAAATGGGCATCCTGCAGGAGATCTTCCTCAGCAAAGAAAG TGTGCCTGACAGTCCACATGAGCCTGATCCAGAGCCTTATGAACCCATGCCTCCTCGTCTCATCCCACTGGATGAA GACTCCTCTATGATGGACGATGGCTATGCTGAGCCCATGGACACCACATCTCAACAGGGCTCTGCCATGGGCCAGAATGAGAGCTCCAAGCTGCCTCCTGTCTTGGCCAACCTCATGGTTAACCTGAGCAACAGCTCGCGCAGCCCACAAGCCACTAACACTGTCAACAACCCTGTAGCTCCCAGTGTTAATGTACAGGAACTGCTTTCGTCCATCATG GGTGCCTCTGGTAACCAGTCTACTGAAGACTTGATAAAGCAGCCTGACTTCTCTGACAAGATTAAACAGCTGCTGGGCTCCCTGCAGCAgagccagaaccagaaccagaacggACCACCACCAG TCAACCCAGGCCTACTTGGACATGGTCCAGGGATGAACAATATGAATAGCATGAACAACATGCACATGCAGATGCCCATGAACGGCTACCCTCCCAACGCCTCTCCAGGTGGCCCCCGCTTtaaccaccccccaccccctcacaACCATGGACCACCTTTCAATGCCGGCGGAGGTCCACGCATGATGGGGCCGCCGATGGGTCAGGGCAGAGGTGACGGCAATTACTGGGGAGATGACTCCATGAGAGGAGGACCCCACCGAGGGGGTCACTTCCACCGAGGTGGCCGGggtcgaggaggaggagggggagaccCAGGCTTCAGGGGCAGAGGACGAGGAGGCCCCAGAGGAGGACACAACAACATGAACG ATATGTCCAAAAGGCCTGTGTGTCGTCACTTCATGATGAAGGGAAGCTGCAGGTACGAGAGTAATTGTGCTTTCTACCACCCTGGTGTAAACGGACCACCTCTGCCCCCCAACTACCAAGCTAACAACCAACACAACCAGCACGGACACTAG
- the mrps18b gene encoding small ribosomal subunit protein mS40, whose amino-acid sequence MAASMQLITKVLFRLSPTISHPLRQYQNCLLRLRVQTCPPLSVFVHPRKSYCKAASLLDQSASLSIEAQSRYKERPWDYLESEEYIEKYGNNPVWAGYRRNHKGGIPPQKTRKTCIRGDKTSGNPCPICRDQNIIVHHQNVKLLQQFISPHTGIVYDPTRTGVCMKQQKKLNEAIKTAQDHGLLPFQIPYVNFSEDYSNAHDAVGSTPPPSSLTSGDAWYKWYKEVTPDENEVAKVKKTYKAYLKETPSD is encoded by the exons ATGGCTGCCTCCATGCAGTTGATCACGAAGGTTTTGTTCCGATTATCACCTACAATTTCACATCCATTGCGTCAATATCAG AACTGTCTACTAAGGCTTCGTGTACAGACATGTCCGCCTCTCTCCGTGTTTGTACATCCAAGAAAGTCTTACTGCAAAGCAGCGTCCCTGCTGGATCAGTCTGCTTCTCTTTCTATAGAGGCTCAGTCCCGCTACAAAGAAAGACCCTGGGATTACCTGGAGAGCGAAG AATACATTGAAAAGTATGGGAATAACCCAGTGTGGGCAGGCTACAGGAGGAACCACAAAGGAGGAATCCCCCCACAGAAAACACGCAAGACTTGCATA AGAGGAGACAAGACATCTGGAAACCCCTGTCCAATTTGTCGGGATCAAAACATTATTGTCCACCATCAG AATGTGAAGTTGCTGCAGCAGTTCATCAGTCCTCACACTGGAATAGTGTATGATCCCACTCGAACTG gtgtgtgtatgaAACAGCAGAAGAAGCTCAATGAAGCGATCAAGACGGCACAAGATCACG GGTTACTTCCCTTCCAGATTCCATATGTGAATTTTTCAGAAGACTACTCCAATGCCCATGATGCTGTGGGCTCCACACCACCTCCCTCGTCATTAACCTCTGGTGATGCGTGGTATAAATGGTACAAGGAAGTAACACCTGATGAGAATGAAGTGGCTAAAGTCAAGAAGACCTACAAGGCTTACTTGAAAGAGACGCCATCTGACTGA